AAATTCAATTATCGGATTTGCCTGGGATTGGTGGGGTCTAATTTGAGTAGTGGAAACGATGTATTAGTAAATTAATAGTTACAAGGATACAATCTTAAAATTAAAGTAGGGAGGACTTGGATTATGAAACGTTTCATTTTAACGATTATTTCCATTATCCTAGTAGGATTTGGTACGAATGTACAAGCAGACGCGAAAGAGAAAAAATTGGATGAAACCGCTTATGTTGATGTCTCAGTAGCCACACTTTGGACAGCTCCAAATATTTTACGTCCCGTTGATGAACCATCTGCTGCCAACCCAGTGAATATGAGAAAGTGGACGAGTGCTATGACACTTGAGCAGCAATTGCAATTATCCGCTGACGGAATGCTGGAAACTCAAGCTCTTTACGGAAATAAAGTGACCATTCTTGAAAGACAAGGTGAGTGGGTGAAAGTAGCTGTTGCGGGTCAACCAACCCCAAGAAATGATTTAGGATACCCTGGTTGGATGCCAGCATCCCAATTAACCTATAGCAAAAAGTTTGCAAAGGCAGAAAATCAACCTTTCATTATGATTACCGAACCTACAACCTTTCTTTATCCATCACCATCTTTTAAAGAAAAAAATTTAGAAATTAGCTACAATACTCTCCTTCCCTATGAAGGCGAAACCAAAAATGCTTATAAAGTACTCAAACCAAATGGCAAAAAGGCTTTTGTAAAAAAGGAACACGCCAAATTGTTTAGCTCAATAGCTGAAATTCCTGCGCCAACAGGGGAAAAGTTAGTAGAAACAGGAAAAAAATTTCTTGGATTGCATTATTTATGGGCCGGCATGAGCGGCTTTGGTTTTGATTGTTCAGGATTTACCTTTACGATGTATCAATCATACGGAATTACCATACCAAGAGATTCCAGTGTCCAAGCAAAAAATGGTGTATCAGTTGAACTTGATGATCTCCAGTCTGGGGACTTACTTTTCTTTGCTCATGATAATGGAAAAGGAAGTGTACACCATGTAGCCATGTACGCGGGAAATGGTATGATGATTCACTCGCCAAACTCAAAGAAAAATGTTGAAATCATTCCTGTTGATACTAAAGGGTATATAGAGGAATTATCAGGTGCAAGAAGGTATTTGCCTTAATAAGAAATTTGAAAAGTAAGGAAATTGACGGTGAATCTCCCTCAAAGGCTGTAGAGAAAGTATTACCCGAAAATATAAAGAGTGCGTGTGCCGCTGAAGATAACAAGTAGATTGATATTTTATGGTGTAGCACCTGTTTAAGACAGGTGCTATTAATATTTTTAGGGAGGCTTTCTTTAAGAAATGTTCAAGCTACGGATTTAGAACAGCTTTTATCCATTGAGAATGAAGGCTTTTCAATAGAAGAAGCTTGCCACAAAGGAAGCGTTTGTGGACAGGATCAAGCTAATATCCGACACCTTTATCGTGGCAGAAAAGGAAGGGAAAATCCTTGGTTATATTAATGGTCCCATCATTGACCAGCCTTATATAACGGATGATCTTTTTGAGGATATCAAAGAGAATCCAAAAACAGGAGGTTATCAGAGCATCCTAGGGTTAGCTGTGTCAAGAAGGCTAGAAATCTGGGGATTGCGAAGACTTTATTGGAGAAAATGGAATCACTTGTAGATGAAAATGACAGAAAGGGAATCACTTTAACTTGTAAACAGGAATTAGTACCTTTTTATGAGAAATTGGGATTCGATAGTCACGGCCTGTCTGAATCAAAACATGGTGGAGTAAGCTGGTTTAACTTGGTTAAATATAGAGAGGGGAGAGAAAAGTAGTCGCTATGCGAATTACCAAGTTGGAGGTCAGAATTTAACTCGAAAAATATTTAAATAAAGCAAATTTTGGCTTCCCACAGCTTCCTGTGGGAGGCCTTCTGTTTATGTGAGAATTTTGGTTTGCCACGATAAGGACAAGAAAACCTAGGTCAACCCTCTAGAAATAAATACAAATATAAGTTTTTTTAAGGAATTGCATCAAAAATCAAGGACCTCCTGTTACTAAAATATAATTAATTCCTTTCGAAAAAAACAAGACTTTCAAATAGTTCGTTCGTTATCTTACTGTTCGAAAGGATACCTCGATCCGGTGAAGTGAAATAAAATAAGTAACTGTCAATAGAAGAGGGACCTGCTCTATTGCAGGTTTTTAAGATATAAGTAAATAATTATCTGGACTATTGGTTAATTGTGGTATATACTTTTATCGTTAGGAACATACGTTCTTTATTTTGAGGAGATAGCTTTTGATTTGGAAAAGAATAGAATGTCATGCAATTTATAATGAAGACCTTGAAACTGCTAATAACTAAGAAAATTGTGATTGGAGTGTTATTGGATGAAAATAAAAAAAGTTTATCTTTATGTATTTAATACAATGTCAGACTGGGAATATGGATATTTAATTGCTGAACTAAACTCAGGAAGATATTTCAAAAAGGATTTAGCACCTTTAAAAGTAATTACAGTAGGAGCTAATAAAGAAATTATCACTACAATGGGAGGACTGAGTATAAAACCAGATATTATTCTTGAAGAATGTACTCTTGACAGTAAAGATCTTGTAATTCTACCTGGAGGGAATACTTGGGGAGAAGCTATTCATCAACCTATCTTGAGAAAAATTGGCGAGGCTTTAAAGCTTGGCACTATCGTTGCTGCAATTTGTGGTGCAACTGAAGGACTAGCGAATATGGGATACCTAGATACTAGAAAGCATACAAGCAATAGCTTAGATTATATTAAAATGGTCTGTCCTAATTATAAAGGAGAAAATTTTTATGAGATGGAATCTGTGGTAGCTAGTGAAAATTTGGTTACTGCATCAGGATTAGCTCCTTTGGAATTTGCGATGGAAGTACTGAAAAAATTAGATGTATTTGCACCAGATACATTACATTCATGGTATAACCTAAATAAGACTCACAAACCTGAATACTTCTTCCAATTAATGAACTCAATAAATAAATGAGTTTAAAAAATCAACTTAGCAGTTTTATATTTGTTGAAATAAAAACCATGCTTTAGACGATGTCAAAGCATGGTTTTTGTATATAACTTAAAATTTTAGGAAGTTAATAGAGATTGTGGATAAATTACACTTAAACTAGTGGGTTCGATAGCAAAAGATCGGAGCTGCCTTTATTAAGGCGGATTTTTCTTATGGCACTATCGGGCAGGTTAGTGGAATAACTGAAAAGATAAAAGCTGAGGTGTCAAATATATGGATGACATTATAAAAAATCTTCAAGACAGAGTAAAGTTTCTGCAAAACGCTACTAAAATTAAAAAACTATCAAAAGGGTACTCTCCCGATAAAAAATATGTGGTTTATGTTGACGATAACAAATTTTTGTTAAGGGTATATGATATGGAGGGCTATGAAAAGAAGAAGAAAGAGTTTCAAATATTACTAGAAATGAAACAGTTTAATGTTCAATCATCACAACCGATTGATATTGGTATTATTGAAGCATTAAACACCGGTTATAATATTTACTCTTATATCGATGGAATAGATGCAAAAGAGGCAATTCATACACTTAAAGAAGAAGAACAATATAAAATGGGAATGGAAGCAGGTATACAATTATCGAGAATGCATTTATATGAAGCACCTTCAACAGTTAAACCTTGGTATGATCGGGCGATGGATAAGCATTATAGATATCTAAATGCTTACAAATCTTGTGGTATAAAGATTAAAAATGATGAAAAGATTATTGATTTTATTGAAAAGAAT
This genomic stretch from Peribacillus muralis harbors:
- a CDS encoding C40 family peptidase — encoded protein: MKRFILTIISIILVGFGTNVQADAKEKKLDETAYVDVSVATLWTAPNILRPVDEPSAANPVNMRKWTSAMTLEQQLQLSADGMLETQALYGNKVTILERQGEWVKVAVAGQPTPRNDLGYPGWMPASQLTYSKKFAKAENQPFIMITEPTTFLYPSPSFKEKNLEISYNTLLPYEGETKNAYKVLKPNGKKAFVKKEHAKLFSSIAEIPAPTGEKLVETGKKFLGLHYLWAGMSGFGFDCSGFTFTMYQSYGITIPRDSSVQAKNGVSVELDDLQSGDLLFFAHDNGKGSVHHVAMYAGNGMMIHSPNSKKNVEIIPVDTKGYIEELSGARRYLP
- a CDS encoding type 1 glutamine amidotransferase family protein translates to MKIKKVYLYVFNTMSDWEYGYLIAELNSGRYFKKDLAPLKVITVGANKEIITTMGGLSIKPDIILEECTLDSKDLVILPGGNTWGEAIHQPILRKIGEALKLGTIVAAICGATEGLANMGYLDTRKHTSNSLDYIKMVCPNYKGENFYEMESVVASENLVTASGLAPLEFAMEVLKKLDVFAPDTLHSWYNLNKTHKPEYFFQLMNSINK
- a CDS encoding aminoglycoside phosphotransferase family protein, with the protein product MDDIIKNLQDRVKFLQNATKIKKLSKGYSPDKKYVVYVDDNKFLLRVYDMEGYEKKKKEFQILLEMKQFNVQSSQPIDIGIIEALNTGYNIYSYIDGIDAKEAIHTLKEEEQYKMGMEAGIQLSRMHLYEAPSTVKPWYDRAMDKHYRYLNAYKSCGIKIKNDEKIIDFIEKNKHHMKNRSNHFQHDDFHLENIIVKDKQYAGVIDFNNFDWGDPFHDFVKVALFQRESSVPFSIGQIEGYFGGSVPEDFWMLYSIYTGMVIFSSIVWSLRFATDNLDAMITRLYVVLEDHKNFELLKPTWYEPNKLLS